A segment of the Candidatus Delongbacteria bacterium genome:
AATTCCATTTTGCAAATCCTCCAAACCATTGAAATGATCTACAACTTCTCCCTTATCTTCTCCATATATTTTTACTGCCATTGCGTTAATTGTAAAATCTCTTCTTTCTAAATCAGATTTAAGTGTTGCTTTTTTTACTAAAGGTTTACGAGAATTTTCGCTATAAATCTCTTCTCTCGCTGAAACTACTTCAACTTCCTGGCCTTTAAAAGGAATCTTCGCTGTCTCAAATCTTTTAAATTCTATTACTTTTTTTAGATTGTAGTATTTAGCAACATCATTAGCAAATTTTAATCCATCTCCTACCACCACAAAATCAATATCCTTGGATTTTTTACCCAATAACTTGTCTCTAACAAATCCACCAACTGCGTATATTTCAACATTTGACTCTTCAGCAACTTTTGCGATTTTCTCAATTACTGGTTCATTTATATCAATTTTCATCAATCCTACCATTTTTATTATGTATCTATCAAAAGAATATCTTATATTTTGACTAATTATGAAACCAAATTGTAAAATATAGCACTAATTGACTAAGAGGGATTATGGAAACAATAAAATTTTATGACAGAAAAAATAAAACTTTGATCAATGAAAATCCTCCAGGTGAATCCTTTTTGAAATTTTTATACTATAATCCCCTTGGGAAATTGACATTGGAAGCAATTGTTAAAAGAAAATTTTTGTCATGCATATACGGTATCCTAATGAATCTTGAAAGATCAAAAAAGTTCATTCATAGTTTTGCTTCATCAAATGGAATTGATCTTTCTGAGGCTGAAAAAAAAATTGAGAGTTTTACTTCGTTTAATGATTTTTTCTATAGAAAACTAAAAATAGAAGCGAGACCAATTGGAGAAAATTTAGTTTCACCAGCCGATGGGAAATTATTAGCTTTTGAAAAAGTTGAAAACTATACAAGCTTTTACGTAAAAGGAGAATCATTCACAATCTACAGATTTCTTCAAAACAATAAACTTGCTGAAAAATTTAAAGATGGATCTATGTTGATTGTAAGATTAGCCCCATCAGATTACCATAGATATCATTTCCCATGTAGCGGAAAAGTTGGAAAGCAATATAGAATTAAGGGTGATTATTACTCTGTGTCACCACTAGCTATGAAGAGAAATCTTGAAATTTTTTGCCAAAATAAAAGAGAATACTGTACTATTGAAAGCAAAGAATATGGGCAAGTTCTATATTCTGAAATTGGTGCGACAATGGTTGGATCAATTATATCTACTTTTGCTGAAAATACTCATGTAAATAAAGGCGATGAAAAAGGGTATTTTGCTTTTGGAGGGTCTTCACTTCTTTTGCTTTTTGAAAAAGATAAAATCAAATTTGATGATGATCTTATAGAAAACTCTAAAAATGGGATAGAAACTAGCATACGCATTGGAGAAACCATTGGTAGAGCGACTAATTGTTAATTGTTAATTAGAAAATGAAACTTCATAATCATAGACTCTAACTATGGAATTTTCATAATCAGTTAT
Coding sequences within it:
- a CDS encoding phosphatidylserine decarboxylase, whose product is METIKFYDRKNKTLINENPPGESFLKFLYYNPLGKLTLEAIVKRKFLSCIYGILMNLERSKKFIHSFASSNGIDLSEAEKKIESFTSFNDFFYRKLKIEARPIGENLVSPADGKLLAFEKVENYTSFYVKGESFTIYRFLQNNKLAEKFKDGSMLIVRLAPSDYHRYHFPCSGKVGKQYRIKGDYYSVSPLAMKRNLEIFCQNKREYCTIESKEYGQVLYSEIGATMVGSIISTFAENTHVNKGDEKGYFAFGGSSLLLLFEKDKIKFDDDLIENSKNGIETSIRIGETIGRATNC